TAATgagaattgtttttttgttatgtctATTCACAAATTTCTGTACTGTACTTGTTATTTGTATCgtaaaagaatataataattcacATTGTACTTTCTTTAAAAGTTTCAATATAAAGAATTCAACTTGTGTATTTGTCTTTAAACTATTGAAGATCGAAAATTGACCTTGAATTTTTGAATGattttgtgtttattaaaaaaaacatgtcttTTTCATTGAATATTCTCTTTGTGTATAGAACAGTTACTAAATGTTTATTGTCAATACTTAACAAAATgcagttaaattattataaatagtattGGTTATGTATTCAAATAAACTGATTCTGTAAATacatgttaaattattttatacacgcAAATTTTTAAGATGAAGTATTATGGTACTATTGTCTATTGGCcctcttaaaaaaatattgacggAGATTATACCTACACGAGCGTTGGCTAAAGGCTATGTCCACTGAACAACTAATGACTAATGATCTTTATGCTCCCGTTTATATTCAAATACTTCTATGGAGCAGTGAGTTTTCTGAAGAAaagtctatatatattatactatgtaTACATTCACTTAGTAGTTTCTTAGAGAGAATTCAAATTCGAATAGGGGTAAAGCCAAGTCCAGAATCTcgagatttaaaaaaacagcCTGCCTTAACGGTGATACCTAGGGGGATCGGGTTTAAGGTCGTGGGTCAAGAATTGGCGACAGATTGGTGTGGTGGAAGTTTTAGGCAAAAAAACTCGAAAACAAGTCGCCTTGTCTCGAATCACTGGAATCTTGCAAAGGTCTTCTATTTGGTTGGGCTCAAAACTCGTCACCGTCCTTAACTTTCATACCACGAAGAAGCTATCAACTACTTCGGGCTTCGTTATATAGTGTCGTGTTCCATTTATGAATTTTGCCTAGAACATAAACTAAATTTCTTGGAATAAGCGGCGCTGTGCTGAAATATGTGAGCATGGATTTGAACTTCTATCGGGGATATAggaaaaaaagtgcgtgcgtacaaagtacatgTCAgcagtgaaacttttttggcaaactaatttttaagtcttgttcattgGGAGGGAAAATGTAACGGATATTAGGAAtgaaatgaattaaaatattaaaagtgtagaaaattacaacaaattatatattttttttttaattaatttctttgataataaaaacacgtgaaATTTTCAATTCGTCaattgagatttcaataaattattttgcataaaatttaaaataaataaaatctctttacgaaataattttaatttaaaaaaataggagGTACTTCTCCGTTCTCAcactctcaatcgctctctccgtTTTCTTTgtcaaaaacgctgcacatcttcgtgacgttaatattattaacaaacattttaccctcatgcgcctaaagagcCCACTTCAAAAGTATGAAATCGCGCCCAACTCAACTTTGGATGACCATCTAGAGGGTCACCAGCTGAGATATTGTCAGTACGGCTATCATTGTGGTCGCTTAGCTGCTGACCTTCTCGTTTACCTTACACAGATGGGCAGAGGTAATTAATTTTCAGGGAGAGGCGCTAGCAGATAGTTTGGATATAGCGAAAGCCTCGGGCAGTTGTCAATCAGTACCGAAACAAACGGGTGTCGAAAGTCGAAACTGCTACGTGGAGCCTCGGACTGAGGTCgactaaatctagtccaattaaacccaagaagacacaagtttgcgcgtttacCGTTAAAAagacatcttttgtcttcctCTCTTCTAAAgtactcttcttaaagcctcAGTTAGCATTTTCACCGTCATTTGGAAGAAAAGAAGCTTGGGATGCTCAGCAAGGCTCTCGCCTTATCGGTACTTCACCATGGACCATCGCTTGCAACTGTATAAAGCACAATTTTGGCCCCACATAGAGTACTGTTTTCGCCGCTAGGCCGGGGCCCTAGTACTggtattataacaaaaatttgtaCAGGACTTTGGgcataatgaataatattcaaaatgaACATAAAAAAGACCGACATACAAGTGGAACTTTGGTATTTCTCTCGCAATCTAGCTGAAAGTTGATTTGAATCTATAAATCGACCTGTCCATAAATCTGTTTACTTGAAAATTAGTTTCCACTTCTGGTTTCTATACATGATTTAGCCTTTCATACTCTTTTACTAGGTGTTGTTCTAcaatatgttattttgttaatttcatTGCCTCCAGCTCCCCAACGGCACCTATCGCCTCGAAGTAatgatttgttaatttaattttttagctGAGAATGGAAAGCGTTTGACTACTTTTACGtctgttgattaaaaaaaacacatttgaCAGATATTCTTTGACTCCTGTGAGCTACCTCTATAGTCTATACCTCAACTTGATCTGTGTCAAGTgctgtaaattgtaaaattgttaTCTAAGATTTGTTATGAAAAGTTTAGATAACCTAAAATGAAtctatttttctaatattgctttaatataataaaaaatgaatggACGATTCATATTGCGTTCCGTGTATTGTATGTTTACACAGAAACAATATGTAGGACGCTCTTTTTCACCAGGTTATAGAGTATGTGTTAGTTTAATTAGTAAAGATTTACGAAATTTTTCTACTAAAACAATTCCTGATATTGtcgaaaaaaaacattgtaatgTTGGAACAATAGGACATGTTGACCATGGAAAAACTTCATTAACTGCAGCAATAACAAAGGTTTTGTCAAAAGAAGGCACCGCAAAGTATATTTCTTACGATGAAATTGATAAGGCCCCAGAGGAAAGAGCAAGGGGTATGCACCTAATATATTTACTTGCCAAGATAGCCAAGATATACTCTAATATAGAGCCATAACTGTACAGCAATTATTTAAAGGattcaaaatgtattaattgtagtacatattattatatcatttattttactagctAACCTAACCTCTGAACTACCTTTAGAGAGGCAAAGTATTTAGTGTACAAATGATGTACTCGATTTAAGTCTAATTTTTAGTTAGCGaaactttgaatttttttttccaaaacatattaatatatataaaaagaactaATTTATGTAGTCTAATAAATCTGAAGACCcagttaagttttatttacaacattAAGGGTGATATTCATATGTCTaactaataattgttttaatgtacTGGAGTTACACTTATCACTTCATCTTGTTTCTAAAGCATACCCTGAAGGACCTAACATCAGAACAATGGTTTCCAGGTATTACTATTAATGCAGCACATGTGGGTTATAGTACTAAAAAACGTCACTATGCTCACACTGATTGCCCTGGACATGCAGATTACATTAGGAACATGATATCAGGTTTGTATATGTAGGTGTGATGAGACATcctttttatatgtttatttaatgcttgtgtaaataagagaaataaaattcaaagaaaAGCATAATGTAATGTAGTATAATGAATAGGTAGCTCAAATGCAAtgattaagttaataaacaagcTTCACTATGTAtactttcatatttaaaattttcaggAACTTCACAAATGGATGCAGCCATATTAGTTGTGGCTGCCAATGATGGTCCGATGCCACAGACACGCGAACATTTATTACTTGCTAAACAAGTTGGTGTTCAATATATTATAGTCTTCATTAACAAAGTTGATTTGGTAGACGATGAGGCAAGTATTCCTtcaactttaaattattttacaattcgtTTTagcttcttaaaaaaaaatacaacaagaATTCACACTATTTTAAGGAAATGTggtttgaaaaatatacttaaataactTGCATACTGAAGTATTCTTTGTTTACACCAAGTCCAAAGCAGATATATGTAAGCAGTAATGggtacatttatatatatttctttttttgttaacAAAATGTTTGGTACTGAATAAAACAGCTTTTGTTGGTGGATATTTACAGATTcagaataaaattcaaatctcTTACTTTCCTGGTGTATTATAAACACATAACATGTTCACTTAAACTATGTGTGTAATCCCCCTAACACTACCTTGAATAAGGGCACtaagatatttatatatatattttcaggtATTAGAGCTAGTAGAATTGGAGATGAGAGATATGATAACTGACTTTGGTTATGATGGAAGTAATGTACCGGTTGTCAAAGGGTCAGCCTTGAAAGCACTAAATGATGACATGTTGGAAATAGGTATAGTTATAGTTCCTTTGAATATATGTAAGCGTGTGCTGGAATTGTGCAGTTGTGTATGTTTCACTGATATGGGATTTTTTATCATGCACCAACCTCTGTACTTTCAAAAGCAGTTGccaaacaacatttttttaactgttGTTGCAATCTTGTAAGATGTTACAGATTACTGTGGTACTTCTATATGAcatgttgtaaaatataatagtaaagtcactattgtatgtttatttcACTGATAATATGGAATATGGAACTACTCTGTCTTCTTAACTTGATCAACTTTTAAtctaagttttataattttttaggaGTACCCTCTATTCACAAACTTCTTGATACCATAGATAACTATGTACCAACCATAGTGAGAGATCTAAAGTCGCCATTCCTAATGCCCATAGACAAGGCCTTTACAGTCCCTGGTAGAGGAACTGTAGTAGTCGGTACAATTAAAAGGGGTATCATGAGGAAAAATGATCAAGCGCATTTGTTGGGATTTGGAATGAGTGTAAAAACATCTCTCTCTGATAttcagatttttaaaaactctgtTATAGAGGTTAGTATTCTTTCTTCTATAAACCATCCGCTGTTGTCTTATAACCCGGTTCGACTCCcggcaaataaaatttagtatgGATTTACAATAGATTAGATTTTTGTTTGTGGTCTACCCTCACAATTCCTTATAATCAATCTTCAAGTGTTGccacttttatttttacatatgaaGTGTAAAGTACGATTGTTTAATGACGCGTTAGTTTCACTAAAGTAGGgttttaatagatattttttccaGGCGTTAGCAGGTGACAACGTAGGTGTATTATTACGTGGTTTAAAACTCCGAGCCGTCGAGACTGGGATGTTGTTATGTGCCCTGGATAGTGCTTCTATGAGTAATCATTTCAAAGCGAAGATTTATTTCCTCTCCCGAAGTGAAGGCGGGAGGAAGAAACCGGTCTTTTCCAAATATTCGCAGCAAATGTTTAGTGGCACTTGGAACATTGCTTGTCGGATTGATTtaggtaattattttgtgtttcaccaagtttatttaatattcttaaaaggtaagaaaaaaaactaacagtTTACATGATCATGGTTGAAAAAGTTTGATGTCTGACAGCGAATGAAACAAGTGGGAATATGTATGAATGAAATAGCCGACTTAAGGCCAAaagtaattacaatttaaaagggaaaaaatcttaaaaggtCGCCAACGCACCCGCATTCCGTTGTGAAAATACCTTAACAGTTTTACATATACATGGTTTGAATAGAATTGAAAAGTGCTTTgctaaaaatctttttaattaaatttatatttaacaaaaggtttgaagaaatatattttttttaattttgtcaccgttttatgttatgtttcaagttgtaaaaccatttttttcaattacacCAGTAATTTGTGTGtccgttattattattgagcTTAATATGAGATTTTATCttatgtttgttaaatttgaaataatgtCTTTTGTTGtgtagtttaaaaattaatgttatcaATAGCTGTAGAACAAACCAAACAAATCCtcattttattcaatatttaaaataattcttggacacaacttttattattatgacactTTATTTTCAGAGCCAACAATGCAGATGCTTATGCCTGGTGACCATGCAGAGGTGTATCTTACCCTTCTAGAAGGCATGGTCATGGTTACTGGGCAACCATTCACGGTCAGAGAGAACAATGTGACTGTCGCCACGGGGATTATTACACAAACATTAAATAGCATTGACGTACCAAGTGGGAAGCTGGGCAAAGTTCAACTAGCGCTTAGTGAAGAAAAGTGAAGTGTCTTATAGTGTCTAGTGAATATGTTTGAAACCCCTCTGCTGAAGCGAAGCATGGAGGTACTAGCTGTTCAAAGCAACTCTTTGAATTGAGCGTGAACTTAAGTGAGCTTGTAATGTAAAATACTTtagatgtaaataatattttgtagatatctaataaattattataaatatttttgtctttttagtatccataaaattaatataaattgtaccgatattagataaatataaaaaaacggcacatatttatatattaaaacttatacCAAATACAATGTGATCGTGGGACACGAATTGATTAAAGTCCGTCCATTTAAACGTcgacttatattattaatcgtTATACTATACTCCCACACATACTGAAATCATTTGACATAGACATCACATTGAGATCAGAAGCTTATTTTATCTTCATCATAGATTAGATTAGATTCAAGAGAACGACAATGTCAATTCGCCCACGGGTCGTTTAAGATAGTCGTTTAGTAGAGGAGAAATACTGaaaaatacaatgaaaagTATGACGAAAgggataaaataaaacacaaaactttatatcattatatattttgtcagAAGGTAATTAATATCGTGCCAAAACAGTAACAAATTATTAGTAAGAAAAATCATGACTGCAACTAGCATAACTACTGAATAGAGATAACCAATATCTATGACTGCTCATGAGGACAACACCTTTAACACTGGCGTAAACACTAATAAATCGTCAACTATAACACCGACACGACTAAAATGTTCTACGTGAGGGTAgttgtatatttaaacataaaattgatTGGGTGACAATTTACTTTACACcacagttttataaataaaagatctGAATTGAGAACAACAATTGGtcacataaaaactaaatattttctatatgttGGGCGATGCCCTAATTTTTGGAAAGTCATCCAAATATTGTCATAaaggtttaattaaatatctaacATAACACCTaggtacatatttaattaa
This genomic stretch from Pieris napi chromosome 19, ilPieNapi1.2, whole genome shotgun sequence harbors:
- the LOC125059350 gene encoding elongation factor Tu-like encodes the protein MNGRFILRSVYCMFTQKQYVGRSFSPGYRVCVSLISKDLRNFSTKTIPDIVEKKHCNVGTIGHVDHGKTSLTAAITKVLSKEGTAKYISYDEIDKAPEERARGITINAAHVGYSTKKRHYAHTDCPGHADYIRNMISGTSQMDAAILVVAANDGPMPQTREHLLLAKQVGVQYIIVFINKVDLVDDEVLELVELEMRDMITDFGYDGSNVPVVKGSALKALNDDMLEIGVPSIHKLLDTIDNYVPTIVRDLKSPFLMPIDKAFTVPGRGTVVVGTIKRGIMRKNDQAHLLGFGMSVKTSLSDIQIFKNSVIEALAGDNVGVLLRGLKLRAVETGMLLCALDSASMSNHFKAKIYFLSRSEGGRKKPVFSKYSQQMFSGTWNIACRIDLEPTMQMLMPGDHAEVYLTLLEGMVMVTGQPFTVRENNVTVATGIITQTLNSIDVPSGKLGKVQLALSEEK